aatgtattttttgctggaactcttttgtgcttagtgaaaacaATTGCATATGGATATGCCATAATTCGtgtttgtcatggatatgcgcacagtaaatcagattatgttaatagtcaaatcagcctttaaatagttctaaggagagtgaagcattatttcttgaaaggtgcgtgaaaactgttttatggtgacatttgaagcgagaaatgattaattggcgttctaaatattgccacaagacaaggtttccatgatgctacagacgacagtcttcaacaagggaggcaattacaatgtggtgaccattaaaaaggagttccatacgggcattttatcttcgccggtgggcaagataagaatttctagcatggttaaattattggatttatttatctgaggtgggagaataattgtttttgccctgtcagTGGTTGGTCAGTCCAGACTTCACTCTACATTGCCACTCAATAAATTGAGAGGCTAAGATCCACGACGAACATCATACCgtgtatgcaggttggtcacgACCAgaagatgactcctattgattttgagtgcTGAAGGTGAAAACactttccactcaataactgaATATCCTTTTGGtctaggaacttcatacttggtattcaatttgttcatgaccagtacatgaccccatGACCAGTAGGTCAAACTTCGAGGTTTTCAGTCATTAACTTAAGAATGCTTGCACCCGGAAACATCATACTTAAGCctgttggtcatgactagtgactgacccctattgattttgagatcagtaggtcaaagaaCCAAGTCAAGGCCTTGCCCTTAAGGTGAAAAAACGGTCTCCACTCAATAACtgaaattttaaatactttgcaTAATAATATGCAATTCAGATCacagaaaaacaaataagtttattttcaagcatataaaaatgcattgaaaatgataattgatCATGCATGCCGCAGTTGTTTTTATAAGCttggcagttttttttttaatgagttaTACTGTAAGCAAAGTGCAGTttgaattgtaaacaaaatcaatCGTCTGCTTATTAAGATAATCATCTAGGCGCTTCATGAGTAAAATATGATTCTGATTATATACAAAAATTCAAGCATCTGAAAATTAATCGCTCAAAAGGACTTGTAAGACTGCAAAAAGGTTATCAAATCGATACATACtgtaaatcagaaaaaaaacttggtaGTTCAAACAAAGATGCCCAGGAAATAATCCAGCAACAatgtaacaatttattttagtgtCAGTGTCATTCTTGTAGATAGTATGTCCTGTTAACATAATCTGTTTTCATTCAGGGGATCGTAGTAATACTcccttgaatttaaaaaaaaattcataggtagatataatacatttcatgaaatttgcatgtacagtaaaactgtgatcgCTCGAGGATGCGGGGGTCCGAGCTGAAACCTCGAGGGAACAACCCgagtttcaattttccagtttgttataaattatctttcagtgtatattaagtttgaagtcTTCAAACTGACTGTTTACTACGACACCGATtttgtgttgcgttgtggaaatcggtcatacagtcaaacctgtattaagtggccacccttgggaaatgatcaaagtggctgcttaagacaggtggccacttaatccaggtttgacatttcTGCCACTTTAGCTTTATTCAGAGATGgagtatgtatcttaaccaccacctcacaccaCAATCAATAACATCTGTATCCATATTATTGAAGAAgattgaatacaaatacatttgtatagataaaataactttatttcaaattaataaataaaatacattagataaatgttaatacaaggcataaaaaaaacactacatatcagtctacacatttacacaactacatgtacattcacaattttagttcactttttaaagtagtccgtacattaaataaatgttgatgcatagcatagcataaacaaaacacaccacaaatcagtctacacatttacaaaaatacatgtgCATACACATTTCCTGTAATTTTCCTCTGTCTTTTTGCATTTGGATTTCCATTGCTTTCATATTCCTCCACAATTTCATGCTTACGCGATagtaagaaattgatttgagtCCGTCCACAGTTAAATTCATTGGCAACACTTCTTGCACTACGGCCGTTttctaataactttatacactcgacacgttcttttagagtcaaacactttcgattagtctttTTTTCgacaataataaaactttaaaaaaaaatatcaagaacaatgcattgtaaatttTTGTTCGTAGAAATAAAAATCCGTgcactttgaaaaatataaaaaaaatcgtatcTCGTTTCACGCCGCTGTGAATTCATAATAACCGGTGTTTTTGtcggtatttaataatttacctctgaattatttaattatcgtattaattgtgtcattaattgtgtcaattctgatcaaaacattcgccgacgtgtaataaacatgatttctcgatGAGAAAACACGCATGACAatcgtgtgatgcaatattcattttcattggatgacggaGATACCCGAGGCCGTCGTTCTTTTCCGTAAACTACTGTAtgcaattaaagctgtgtattggaaaaatTTATAAGCAaaagtgtcagtgacaagggattagtggccgctaattagtgaATATATGGCTTCGTGGGGACAAAAATTAGTGGCCgtggccgcgttagacagttggccgcttaatgcacgtacattatatagtaaaaacgtacggggggaatttggagtggcccgttaaggcaggtggccatttaaagcaggtgaccgttcaaccaggtttgactgtatattcaAAGACTGttgtatacaaaatgttaaagaaaaaaacaattattaatgaataaatagttatgcttatttttacaaaaagcacattttctaaacaagcaacattaaatatgacagtacaaattatggcattagtcagatttaattttcgcaaaatcaaggattgatGATTGCCGCATCTTGTCTGTCTCATGAAACTGTTGTATCTCATAATTAacttctcaaatgcccttatcaactaTCATTGGTCatgcgtaaacagtgataaacggtttttcacacacTATTAAATTTCCTTTTAACCGTCatcacaatttttacaacttgcgaaaacaccttaaggttttgtgcatgatttgtgtatatGGGACCGGATATAGTGCTCGTCTCCTCGACTTATTTAAGTTTCGAGGCAgcatcagtatattttatatgagaatagaaggaaaaatgtttggGACCAAGCTCAGACCTCGAGGGACCACTGGTTCTCGAACGACTGCTTGTTCGAACAactgcagttttactgtattcaTCTTTTAACCcaatgttttcaaatcattggtaaaaaataataattacccAACGCAAAAACCTGAATACCCAATTGCAAAAAGTGAGTGGGTAATTACCAATTCATTGCAAAATCTTATCTTGAGCTCTTGATTACATTAGTTTAGTTGCGCAAGTCAACAGTCAACAAGGATCTCTTTGTCAAATGTAGGTGCTAAATTCCCACTACTTTTACAGTGTGAATATCCGGTGTTCCAGATGTCAACGGAATCTTCCATGTCTTGAGCCTgatgaaatgtgttttgttCTTCTCTGATATACCTTACATTATAGTCCTTGTCAACACCATCAGCGGACCTAAAATAGTGTAACACAGCCGTGGTGGAGTCAGAAGACCTATCTTTAAGATTGTCACTTACTCTAAAGTCTGGTTGTGTGCATTCTGTTCTTGTTTTCACTTTCATGTTGTAGTGTATATCGCCAAAGACTTGTCTAGGTTTTAGAAAAAATCTGTCTTTTGAgataacatatttcatttggAATATAAATTCTTTGtgtaaatttttaataaaattttctGAGCACTGTGCTTTATGAACACCTCTTCCTTCCAGCTGGTGATAAATTATAAAGCATTCATGTTTTCTTCCATCGTTTAGTTGGAGTTTGTACTGGCTGTCAACCTTTTCAATAGTAACTCGGACAACTTGTGTTTTGTTGCGTTTTCTCAAACTGTTAAGGGATATTAAAGGAAGTAGATTTCTGTGATTGAAGTGAATATTATCAGAATTGAAATAATCCAGATCACTGTGACTGAAGTAGATGCTCACATTATTGAAATACTTGGCATCCCTGTACAATATTTTCTCGTCACATTTAGTTGACCTGCAATGGATTTCACCATCTGGAGTCCGTGTGTGaagaacaaatatcaaaacaactaTGAAGCAAATCAGAACAATAACACCTCCAATACAGTAAAAAATGCATATGCAGTTGCACTCTGTATCTTGACATTTCTCACAGCATTTCTTTATCTTTTCCCAACAGCAATTCTTTATCTTCTCCCAACAGCAATTCTTTATCTTTTccaaacaacatatttttagcAACGGTCTTAGGGTATaccaacataataaaaatattgcctttactATTTGAAAAACACTCAGTTCTTCCTCTCTACAGCCTGCTATTATGATTGTTACTATCAAAATGGGAATTTCGCTTGTAAATACCGCAATTAAATCATGTGCTTCAGCAATGGAAGGCTTTATGGTTTTTCGTTCTTTcgcaatatataaaaatatttgtattacacTATGTAAGAAGGAAAtggaaatgaaaaatgtaagtgCTATCTTCTTGGCACAGGATGGAGGACCGTAAACAAGTCCTTTCTCTATGGTGTATAGGTCAATCAACATTACAATGTTGCAGATGACGCTGAATAGATGTACAAGAACTGTGACTACAATTTTGCATATTGTCTTGACTGTTTCCCAGCATTTATCAGCCATACTGTGAAGAAATGAATAAGAACGGTTACATACATTAAAGGAATGTTAATACTTTTTACTGACATTTTAACTGACATTAGTGATTAGTTTATTTACATATAGATTGGGTAAGCAGAATAGTACATCGATTTTGatcattgcaatattttgttttatttaacacaCTTATTGCATAATTTAAGTAGATTATTTggtaaacaagaaacatgtcCTTATAAGTTATAACACAGATGCCAatatagattataagtatctatcatgtgtttccggtatggatagaaaaatccgacccgagggcacatGTGTAAgctggtaacgaggcttgccgagttaccggccaagcagcgtgcccgagggtcggatttttcgatccggaccggaaaaacatgattgataatttttcttgcatatctaaatttatcaatttgtggaaaaaatgacgttgaaaacgaacttttgtacaataaCACCAAAAAGCGCATGCGAAGTTGTTTACTGCCGTCATAGAGTGcagtaactaaaaatagcgtttttttacgattatttattttcaattttaattcaaagtcttgcaaacatatatatttgattgtgctttattgaaaaagcataatttatttttcataaaccatacaataaatgatataattagtggcgcgttgttgcgcgtgactcatcttacatggggtatgtaagatgggtttttccagcactggtcacatgaccggaaacacacgtccggtatgcaagaaaacaaGTAGAACTCCAACAATATAGAAATGTTATACGGTTAACGGTAAATATGGAAGGTATCAGCGCAAACCATTTTAACTAAGAAAGTGGGTATAGCTATGCGAAATATAACAGATAACTGCAGATATACAACTTCTATGCTGACCAATATACATATGAAGTTAAGCACGTCTATgtgtaaaaagtattttaaagtatttcaaatagTCTAAAAGAACACAAGAACATACCCTGCAGTGTGAATCTTTCAATGGTTATTTCATTCAAGCGTTTATTGAATGTCACCTCTCAATTGGGGTCTTGTTGATGCTGTCTTGTTATCACTGTAAACCTGCTGCCTCTATCATTTCTCTTAAGAAGGTTCTCAGTGTTTCTTGCATTCGATGATTAATCAAGTATAGAGGCAAAAATATGAACTTCCAACTACGCTTGTCAAAATTACCCATCACCTAGATGGTAGGCGGAGTCAAATGCACACCAATAACCATCCAGGGATTAGTCTTCACTGTATCATAGCTGTATATTCTCTGATTTGTTGAATCATAAAATGTGCCACTTAATACATGGctttaatatatcaatacaCAACTTATGGCAATGTGAAGAATGTTTGTTTCCTGCAGAAAATTGTCCAGAACATTTGGATTTGAACTTTATATTTCTTTCAGATATAAAACTGATTCAAATTTATGCCTTATACACTATGAACATACTTACTTGAATAATTGGCACCTTTTATTTTACCTGACAATGCATTTATGAATACAAGACTTATTGATAAGCACATGACTATTGTCTGCACctgtcattttatacatttgGTCATGGGTTAACCATAATTTTTATATGCATGAGGTGGAATCCTCATtggaacaaaatgtattttttgtagaaTTAGAGTTTACCATTGTTCATGTCACAGATTGGAAATAGACAGATATTCAAACActatgttttaacataattatatgctcTAAGAAAGCATGCTTAAATCGTTTGAATTGCGTTTAACACTGTCACGGCGGGGAATCCACatgacaaattattatttattgtgttattgATCATATTTTTGGCATAAAATTACCAAAACAAGTGATCAGACATGCTGGTTATTAATATATCTTGTTTAAACACCTGTGTTGAACAtcagtttttagctctactggccaaaggctagaagagcttatgcgatggtaatgtgtatgtagtatgtggTTCcatgcgtccgtgcgtctgtaaacaattccttgttaacacgatacaaccttcagttttgattgtatttcgatgaaacttgtacagtatctacatattcatcagagcttggttcctttcaaaaaccagccagatcggcccatgcatgcctagattatggtctttgatagtataaaaaatcagtgcgtctgtaaacaatttcttgtaaacacgatacagccttcagttttgattgtttcttgatgaaacttgtactgtatctacatatccaatagagcttggttcctttcgaaaaccagccagatcggCCCAtacatgcctagattatgggccttgatagtataaaaaatcagtgtgcctgtaaacaattccttgtttacatgatacagccttcagttttgattgtatctcgatgaaccttgtacagtatctagatatccattagagcttggttcctttcgaaaaaccagccagatctgcctatgcatgcctagattatgggccttgatagtataaagaaatgctattgtgtaaccaattgcttgttaacacgatacagtcttcagttttgattgtatctcaatgaaacttgaacagtatttggatatccattcgagctcggttcctttcaaaaaccagctagatctgcccatgcatgcctagattatgcgccttgaaatgattagattatgggccttgatagtataaaaaaatgcttttgtgtaaaaaatgcttgcgaacatgatacagtcttcaggtttgattgtatctcaatgaaacttgtacagtattcagatatccataagaggttggttcttttcgaaaacagtgatgttgaccacacaaacccagccagtagagcataggccctttttaggcctcttgttttcttttcgaggataaaaactgaaatgatatttacaatgaacaaatgcacagcagaaaaaagaaaatgttcatctGGTAAATCTTTAATAAATTAACTTCTAATACTAGTTATAGaccattttgaatttttttttgtaaacatcatCACATTGAGTCGCTTGGTGAATATTGATACTTATTTGTGTGCATTGCATGCAATTCTTGCTTTTTATGAGACTAAGGCTCAAGCTCCCTAGCTTTTGGTCCAGCTCATATCAGaaaaagaatacaaatatgCTTATTGCAGTCAACAGGTGCTTATATtcattcccgacaaaataaaagcactcaaTAATACTCAATAATACTGGTATCTTAAACATAAGCTTTTTTAGTGAAATACAGCTGAAAAGGAGCATAGAGCCATTGTCGTAGAATAATGAAAAACAGTCCTTATCACCAGTTGTTGTGATTTTACTAGAAAATTTTTAACTCcatgaataaattattaacaGTATGTACAGTAAGGATACAAATACAATGATGCTCTATAACCTatgtaacaattaaaaaaggcctaaaaccaaaaaaaagtaTAACCCCAAAAATCATCAGTCAGATTTACTCATCTCTAACCTGTTCTGAtaacatattttagtattaATCCCCCGCCAcagagtggggaggggattataggaatgcactttgTCCGTCTGTCAGTTCTTTCCTTCCTTCTTTTCTtccatctgtctgtccgtctggctgtaacatttcgtgtccgcgctataacttacttatgcattgaaggattaccatattacttggtacaaatgttgtccttattgagacaatgtgcagtgaccttgacccgtgtccataccttaaaggtcaaggtcacaagagacatttaaaggtcagagtacacaagCTCATGTCCGCGCTacaacttacttatgcattgatagattaccatattacttggtacaaatgttttccgcgttgagacaatgtgcagtgaccttgacccaggtgcatacctcaaaggtcatggtcacacgagacatttaaaggtcagagtacacatgctcgtgtctgcactataacttatttatgcattgatggattaccatattacttgctacaaatgttgtcctcattgagatgatgtgcagtgaccttgacccaggtcCATACCGCTAAGATCAGAGTTACCAGGGACAcattaaaggtcagagtacacatgctcgtgtccgccctataacttacttatgcattaatggattaccatattacatGGTACAAGTGTTGTCGTTATTAAGAtaatgtgcagtgaccttgacccgggccatacctcaaaggtcaaggtcacacacaacatttaaaggtcagagtacacatgcttgtgtccgcactataacttaattatgcattgatggatcaccatattacttggtacaaatgttatc
The sequence above is drawn from the Mya arenaria isolate MELC-2E11 chromosome 14, ASM2691426v1 genome and encodes:
- the LOC128217419 gene encoding uncharacterized protein LOC128217419: MADKCWETVKTICKIVVTVLVHLFSVICNIVMLIDLYTIEKGLVYGPPSCAKKIALTFFISISFLHSVIQIFLYIAKERKTIKPSIAEAHDLIAVFTSEIPILIVTIIIAGCREEELSVFQIVKAIFLLCWYTLRPLLKICCLEKIKNCCWEKIKNCCWEKIKKCCEKCQDTECNCICIFYCIGGVIVLICFIVVLIFVLHTRTPDGEIHCRSTKCDEKILYRDAKYFNNVSIYFSHSDLDYFNSDNIHFNHRNLLPLISLNSLRKRNKTQVVRVTIEKVDSQYKLQLNDGRKHECFIIYHQLEGRGVHKAQCSENFIKNLHKEFIFQMKYVISKDRFFLKPRQVFGDIHYNMKVKTRTECTQPDFRVSDNLKDRSSDSTTAVLHYFRSADGVDKDYNVRYIREEQNTFHQAQDMEDSVDIWNTGYSHCKSSGNLAPTFDKEILVDC